Proteins from one Gasterosteus aculeatus chromosome 11, fGasAcu3.hap1.1, whole genome shotgun sequence genomic window:
- the rundc1 gene encoding RUN domain-containing protein 1 isoform X2, with protein MCNYNRHPKGVFVSFLPCRLPDLKGDLTEREKRERLEAQREKQKDLILQLKTQLDDLERFAYQEGSYDSLPQSVVMERQKVIIDELIKKLDVNLNEDIGNSSPEELRRRVDAAIAQIVNPGRVKEQLVDQLKTQIRDLEMFINFIQDEVGNPLLSDGGPSQQPRASGTNTRAPGVKNVDPEQAQKMRETGLQLIQKALAVLQIFAASQFGCAPGHLPQNVWPQESTLQDYGPLLRRLEAAVDKVRVLGSCRQPSLEHVVNYTSNTALGPRDELTASVRKELAIALKDLLSHGLFSPSQTMSLVLAPISCLLPYTPAPQTMHPWELFVKYYHSKNGKAFVETPARQLSQSFSLPVAGGPVTVTPKQSLLWAVHTVLKEHGRYKRGPDTEFKALVCMALNEQRLVSWLNLLCKSGTLVHPHYQSWSYMAQTGFEGALRILGRISHLKFDLPVDLAVRQLKNIKDAF; from the exons ATGTGTAATTATAATCGCCACCCtaaaggtgtctttgtgtcatTTCTCCCTTGTCGCTTGCCTGACCTGAAGGGAGACCTG actgagagggagaagagggagcgCCTGGAGGCTCAGAGGGAAAAACAGAAGGATCTCATTCTCCAGCTGAAGACGCAGCTGGATGATCTGGAGCGCTTCGCCTACCAGGAGGGCAGCTACGACTCGCTGCCGCAGTCCGTCGTCATGGAGAGACAGAAG GTCATCATTGACGAGCTGATCAAGAAGCTGGACGTGAACCTGAACGAGGACATCGGGAACTCGTCGCCCGAGGAGCTGCGGCGGAGGGTGGACGCCGCCATCGCTCAGATCGTGAACCCAGGCAGGGTCAAAGAGCAGCTGGTGGATCAGCTGAAGACCCAGATCAGAGACCTGGAGATGTTCATCAACTTCATCCAGG ACGAGGTGGGGAACCCCCTCTTATCAGACGGTGGACCCAGCCAGCAGCCACGAGCATCAGGGACCAATACCAGAGCTCCAGGAGTGAAGAACG TGGACCCGGAGCAGGCCCAGAAGATGCGAGAGACGggcctgcagctcatccagaaggcCCTCGCCGTGCTGCAGATCTTCGCCGCGAGCCAGTTCGGCTGCGCGCCCGGCCACCTTCCTCAGAACGTGTGGCCCCAGGAGTCCACGCTGCAGGACTACGGGCCGCTGCTGCGGCGCCTGGAGGCGGCCGTGGACAAGGTGCGGGTGCTGGGCTCGTGCAGGCAGCCGTCCCTCGAGCACGTCGTCAACTACACCAGCAACACGGCGCTGGGGCCGCGCGACGAGCTGACGGCGTCGGTGAGGAAGGAGCTGGCGATCGCCCTGAAGGACCTGCTGTCCCACGGCCTCTTCTCGCCCTCCCAGACCATGAGCCTGGTGCTGGCGCCCATCTCCTGCCTGCTGCCTTACACCCCGGCCCCACAGACCATGCACCCGTGGGAGCTCTTCGTCAAATACTACCACTCGAAAAACGGGAAAGCCTTCGTGGAGACGCCGGCCCGCCAGCTCTCCCAGTCCTTCAGCCTGCCCGTGGCGGGCGGCCCGGTGACCGTCACCCCTAAACAGTCCCTGCTGTGGGCCGTTCACACGGTGCTGAAGGAGCACGGACGCTACAAGCGAGGACCCGACACGGAGTTCAAGGCGCTGGTGTGCATGGCCCTGAACGAGCAGCGCCTGGTGTCCTGGCTCAACCTGCTGTGTAAGTCCGGGACCCTGGTGCACCCGCACTACCAGTCCTGGAGCTACATGGCCCAGACCGGCTTCGAAGGAGCCCTGCGCATCCTGGGCCGCATCAGCCACCTCAAATTCGACCTGCCGGTGGACCTGGCTGTGCGGCAGCTGAAGAACATCAAGGATGCTTTCTGA
- the rundc1 gene encoding RUN domain-containing protein 1 isoform X1 has protein sequence MSTEELSASDSEAAFAGERWAPVGAVASPEDEGDRGSPGRPKRSASSPATDEEMAVRLEKLEEEQHLLNSSLLALTSHFAQVQFRLKQVVHAQAEEKERMLAELEEFAFRGCPHVVGCRTQDAGQLENSTEREKRERLEAQREKQKDLILQLKTQLDDLERFAYQEGSYDSLPQSVVMERQKVIIDELIKKLDVNLNEDIGNSSPEELRRRVDAAIAQIVNPGRVKEQLVDQLKTQIRDLEMFINFIQDEVGNPLLSDGGPSQQPRASGTNTRAPGVKNVDPEQAQKMRETGLQLIQKALAVLQIFAASQFGCAPGHLPQNVWPQESTLQDYGPLLRRLEAAVDKVRVLGSCRQPSLEHVVNYTSNTALGPRDELTASVRKELAIALKDLLSHGLFSPSQTMSLVLAPISCLLPYTPAPQTMHPWELFVKYYHSKNGKAFVETPARQLSQSFSLPVAGGPVTVTPKQSLLWAVHTVLKEHGRYKRGPDTEFKALVCMALNEQRLVSWLNLLCKSGTLVHPHYQSWSYMAQTGFEGALRILGRISHLKFDLPVDLAVRQLKNIKDAF, from the exons atgtccACGGAGGAGCTGTCGGCCTCGGACAGCGAGGCCGCCTTCGCCGGGGAGCGATGGGCGCCGGTCGGCGCCGTGGCCAGCCCGGAGGACGAGGGCGACCGGGGGAGCCCCGGCCGGCCGAAGCGCAGCGCCTCGTCCCCGGCCACCGACGAGGAGATGGCGGTGCGcctggagaagctggaggaggagcagcacctGCTGAACTCCTCTCTCCTGGCGCTCACCTCGCACTTCGCCCAGGTGCAGTTCCGGCTGAAGCAGGTGGTGCACGCGCaggcggaggagaaggagcgcaTGCTGGCCGAGCTGGAGGAGTTCGCCTTCCGCGGCTGCCCGCATGTGGTGGGCTGCCGGACTCAGGACGCCGGGCAGCTGGAGAACTCG actgagagggagaagagggagcgCCTGGAGGCTCAGAGGGAAAAACAGAAGGATCTCATTCTCCAGCTGAAGACGCAGCTGGATGATCTGGAGCGCTTCGCCTACCAGGAGGGCAGCTACGACTCGCTGCCGCAGTCCGTCGTCATGGAGAGACAGAAG GTCATCATTGACGAGCTGATCAAGAAGCTGGACGTGAACCTGAACGAGGACATCGGGAACTCGTCGCCCGAGGAGCTGCGGCGGAGGGTGGACGCCGCCATCGCTCAGATCGTGAACCCAGGCAGGGTCAAAGAGCAGCTGGTGGATCAGCTGAAGACCCAGATCAGAGACCTGGAGATGTTCATCAACTTCATCCAGG ACGAGGTGGGGAACCCCCTCTTATCAGACGGTGGACCCAGCCAGCAGCCACGAGCATCAGGGACCAATACCAGAGCTCCAGGAGTGAAGAACG TGGACCCGGAGCAGGCCCAGAAGATGCGAGAGACGggcctgcagctcatccagaaggcCCTCGCCGTGCTGCAGATCTTCGCCGCGAGCCAGTTCGGCTGCGCGCCCGGCCACCTTCCTCAGAACGTGTGGCCCCAGGAGTCCACGCTGCAGGACTACGGGCCGCTGCTGCGGCGCCTGGAGGCGGCCGTGGACAAGGTGCGGGTGCTGGGCTCGTGCAGGCAGCCGTCCCTCGAGCACGTCGTCAACTACACCAGCAACACGGCGCTGGGGCCGCGCGACGAGCTGACGGCGTCGGTGAGGAAGGAGCTGGCGATCGCCCTGAAGGACCTGCTGTCCCACGGCCTCTTCTCGCCCTCCCAGACCATGAGCCTGGTGCTGGCGCCCATCTCCTGCCTGCTGCCTTACACCCCGGCCCCACAGACCATGCACCCGTGGGAGCTCTTCGTCAAATACTACCACTCGAAAAACGGGAAAGCCTTCGTGGAGACGCCGGCCCGCCAGCTCTCCCAGTCCTTCAGCCTGCCCGTGGCGGGCGGCCCGGTGACCGTCACCCCTAAACAGTCCCTGCTGTGGGCCGTTCACACGGTGCTGAAGGAGCACGGACGCTACAAGCGAGGACCCGACACGGAGTTCAAGGCGCTGGTGTGCATGGCCCTGAACGAGCAGCGCCTGGTGTCCTGGCTCAACCTGCTGTGTAAGTCCGGGACCCTGGTGCACCCGCACTACCAGTCCTGGAGCTACATGGCCCAGACCGGCTTCGAAGGAGCCCTGCGCATCCTGGGCCGCATCAGCCACCTCAAATTCGACCTGCCGGTGGACCTGGCTGTGCGGCAGCTGAAGAACATCAAGGATGCTTTCTGA
- the rpl27 gene encoding large ribosomal subunit protein eL27 — protein MGKFMKPGKVVMVLAGRYAGRKAVIVKNIDDGTADRPYSHALVAGIDRYPRKVITTMSKKKIAKRSKIKVFVKVFNYNHLMPTRYSVDIPLDKTVVNKDVFRDPALKRKARLETKIKFEERYKTGKNKWFFQKLRF, from the exons ATGGGCAAGTTCATGAAGCCTGGGAAGGTGGTGATGGTGCTAGCAGGACGCTACGCCGGACGCAAAGCTGTCATCGTCAAG AATATTGACGATGGCACAGCCGACCGTCCTTACAGCCACGCTCTGGTCGCGGGCATCGACCGCTATCCCCGCAAGGTGATCACAACCATGAGCAAGAAGAAGATCGCCAAGAGGTCCAAGATCAAGGTCTTCGTCAAGGTGTTCAACTACAACCACCTGATGCCCACCAG ATACTCTGTTGATATTCCTCTGGACAAAACTGTCGTCAACAAGGACGTCTTCAGGGATCCTGCCCTCAAGCGCAAAGCCAGGCTGGAGACCAAGATCAAGTTTGAGGAGAG GTACAAGACTGGCAAAAACAAGTGGTTCTTCCAGAAGCTCAGATTCTAA